In Ipomoea triloba cultivar NCNSP0323 chromosome 7, ASM357664v1, a single genomic region encodes these proteins:
- the LOC116024369 gene encoding uncharacterized protein LOC116024369: MNSTRKRRKEDPPPGLFTLHLRHGGRIIKTLPAQYIGGEVSTFNNMEEDEWGLVCLKEKVSEIGLGMDEGFRYFTLTAKGLQELLQDCEVWDLVNQCNSPKVIEIWIVKGIVGADCSNDGSGEEVDGTEEEYDGSGEELDGSGEELDGSEEEYDGSGDEIDGSGEDDADFVNNTDMNAEYGGLGDLEVQNQDNDFSRATVCEEVNYSDEGSLCGSDGETEGRKGSLCGSDGETEGRKLPKFLKEVEGKCPKFSLGLTFKDKGEFKEAIGLTFKDKGEFKEAITNYAIKEGKEMKYEKNDKVRCVVKCKHSSCP, from the exons ATGAATTCGACACGAAAGCGACGCAAGGAGGATCCACCACCAG GACTGTTTACTCTTCATTTAAGACATGGAGGAAGAATAATTAAAACTTTACCTGCTCAATATATTGGTGGGGAGGTTAGTACATTTAATAATATGGAAGAAGATGAATGGGGTTTGGTTTGTTTAAAAGAGAAGGTTAGTGAAATTGGTTTAGGCATGGATGAAGGTTTTAGGTACTTCACACTCACTGCCAAGGGGTTGCAAgaattgttgcaagattgtgaagTGTGGGATTTAGTTAACCAATGTAATAGTCCCAAGGTCATAGAAATTTGGATTGTAAAGGGAATTGTTGGTGCTGATTGCAGTAATGATGGTAGTGGGGAAGAAGTTGATGGTACTGAGGAGGAATATGATGGCAGTGGGGAAGAACTAGATGGCAGTGGGGAAGAACTAGATGGCAGTGAGGAGGAATATGATGGCAGTGGGGATGAAATAGATGGCAGTGGGGAAGATGATGCAGATTTTGTTAATAATACTGATATGAATGCAGAGTATGGAGGTTTAGGTGATTTAGAGGTCCAAAACCAAGATAATGATTTCAGTAGGGCAACTGTATGTGAGGAAGTTAACTACTCTGATGAAGGCAGCTTGTGTGGCAGTGATGGTGAGACAGAAGGAAGGAAAGGCAGCTTGTGTGGCAGTGATGGTGAGACAGAAGGAAGGAAATTGCCTAAGTTTTTGAAAGAGGTAGAAGGTAAATGTCCTAAATTTTCATTAGGATTGACATTTAAAGATAAGGGAGAGTTTAAGGAAGCTATTGGATTGACATTTAAAGATAAGGGAGAGTTTAAGGAAGCTATTACTAATTATGCAATCAAAGAAGGGAAGGAAATGAAGTATGAAAAAAATGACAAAGTTCGATGTGTTGTGAAGTGCAAGCATTCTAGTTGTCCTTAA
- the LOC116026299 gene encoding uncharacterized protein LOC116026299: MSTRYTSDSSSSSRNQEYIYGELVNIPNCHCGQRLKLQTSWTNDNPGRRYWECRSENGGQRCGFVRWYDPSMCARSRRIIPGLLRRINRNEEDIARLKMRLQAGQRSNGRHWIVIVVLVMCILFLVVILLSAPKNIKLPIRSISSG, from the exons ATGTCTACTAGGTATACTAGTGATAGCTCTTCATcttcaagaaatcaagaataCATCTATGGTGAATTGGTGAACATTCCAAACTGTCATTGTGGCCAACGATTGAAGCTACAAACATCTTGGACGAATGATAATCCAGGTAGAAGGTATTGGGAGTGTCGATCTGAAAAT ggAGGGCAAAGATGTGGTTTTGTTAGATGGTATGATCCTTCGATGTGTGCAAGGTCAAGAAGAATTATTCCTGGACTACTGAGAAGGATTAATCGAAATGAAGAAGACATAGCAAGGCTTAAAATGAGGCTACAAGCTGGGCAAAGAAGCAATGGTAGACATTGGATAGTGATTGTAGTTCTAGTGATGTGCATTTTGTTTCTGGTTGTTATATTATTGAGTGCACCTAAAAATATTAAGCTTCCTATTAGGAGTATTAGTAGTGGTTAG
- the LOC116025149 gene encoding protein CHROMATIN REMODELING 8 has protein sequence MEEDEEDRVLFSSLGVTSANPADIERNIFGQTENGFDASNEAARSMEVEATEHNATSSTKKTDMCNKLRAVEVEIQAVKSGFERLENFRRNDEQVSDREDGHEKRDIETEQSTTQAPLNDLDLQRALAADRLKSLLKTKAQLKKDISDLSNDSTQDTLSVLRDIVKEQPKPKQRLKEAKSPSKNKKKRIKTASLDDDDDDFDAVLNAASSGFVETERDQLVRKGILTPFHKLKGFERQIQEPGQSSRHSLQDNSDLVSTSLANAIQSISEAAQSRPTTKLLDSSLLPKLEPPTYPFQTPRKHVKISQSAENGRNDKKRKRRPIPGKKWRAKVSRENRDEGPDVEISSYEDEKDDEDMDDERQPYVMLEGGLKIPETIFDKLFDYQKVGVQWLWELHCQKAGGIIGDEMGLGKTVQVLAFLGSLHFSNAYKPSIIVCPLTLLQQWKREAKKWYPSFRVEILHDSVSVNDLPDKKKGSKSHESDSESEESLDVDVEKNLSFRNTKKWDTLINHVLGSDSGLLITTYEQLRLLGEKLLDIEWGYAVLDEGHRIRNPNTDVTLVCKQLQTVHRIIMTGSPIQNKLSELWSLFDFVFPGKLGVLPVFEAEFAVPISIGGYANATPLQVSTAYRCAVVLRDLIMPYLLRRMKADVNAQLPKKTEHVLFCSLTSVQRSIYQSFLASTDVEQIFDGSRNALYGIDVMRKICNHPDLLEREHSCRDPDYGNPVRSGKMKVVAEVLKLWKDQGHRVLFFSQTQQMLDILENFLVTGGYTYRRMDGATPVKQRMALIDEFNNTDEVFIFILTTRVGGLGTNLTGANRVIIFDPDWNPSNDMQARERAWRIGQKKDVTVYRLITRGTIEEKVYHRQIYKHSLTNKILKNPQQRRLFKARDLKDLFVLNDDGENGSTESSNIFSQLSEDVNITGPQHPDQEKDKSIKTKPADHGTAMERDNNSGSNGEEKADNNNGDVDEDTSILRSLFDAHGIHSAMDHDAIVNAHDEEKLKLEEQASRVAQRAAEALRQSRMLRSQESVAIPTWTGRSGTAGAPSSVKKKFGSTLNPQLVTSSKPLEESSMISSRRNGIAAGASAGKALSSAELLAKIRGTQERAISDGLEHQLNLGSSSNSRTRPAENGASRPSHGSAGMQPEVLIRQICTFIQRKGGSTSSASIVEHFRSRVSSKDLALFKNLLKEIATLKKTPNGSFWILKPEYHEE, from the exons ATGGAAGAAGATGAGGAGGATAGGGTTTTATTCAGTAGTTTGGGTGTTACATCTGCAAATCCTGCAGATATTGAGCGCAATATATTCGGACAG ACAGAAAATGGCTTTGATGCGAGCAATGAGGCCGCAAGGAGTATGGAAGTGGAGGCTACTGAACACAATGCAACATCATCTACCAAAAAAACAGATATGTGTAATAAACTTAGAGCCGTGGAAGTTGAAATACAGGCAGTTAAGAGTGGTTTTGAACGGTTAGAGAACTTCAGAAGAAATGATGAGCAGGTCTCTGATAGAGAAGATGGCCATGAAAAAAGGGATATAGAGACTGAGCAAAGCACTACTCAAGCTCCGCTTAATGATTTAGACCTTCAGCGTGCTTTGGCTGCTGATAGACTAAAAAGCCTATTAAAAACAAAAGCTCAACTCAAAAAGGACATCTCTGATTTGTCTAATGATTCTACGCAAGATACTCTTTCTGTGCTAAGAGATATTGTTAAGGAACAGCCTAAACCCAAACAAAGGCTAAAAGAAGCTAAGAGCCCAAGcaagaataagaaaaaaaggATAAAGACAGCATcattggatgatgatgatgatgattttgatgcagtaCTGAATGCAGCATCTTCTGGATTTGTTGAAACA gaaAGGGATCAATTGGTGAGAAAAGGAATTTTAACTCCCTTCCACAAGCTCAAAGGTTTTGAGCGTCAAATTCAAGAACCAGGGCAATCCAGTAGGCACAGTCTGCAAGACAATAGTGATCTGGTTTCAACTAGCTTAGCGAATGCTATCCAGTCAATCTCAGAGGCTGCACAATCTAGACCAACAACAAAGCTGCTTGATTCTTCATTATTACCAAAACTTGAGCCACCTACCTATCCTTTTCAAACTCCAAGAAAACATGTCAAGATCTCACAGTCTGCAGAGAATGGCAGAAATGATAAGAAGAGGAAGAGAAGGCCAATACCTGGCAAGAAATGGAGAGCAAAAGTATCCCGTGAAAACAGAGATGAAGGACCAG ATGTTGAAATTTCAAGTTATGAAGATGAAAAGGATGACGAAGATATGGATGATGAAAGACAGCCATATGTGATGCTTGAAGGTGGATTAAAAATTCCAGAGACAATTTTTGACAAACTTTTCGACTATCAAAAGGTTGGAGTGCAGTGGTTATGGGAACTTCACTGTCAAAAAGCTGGTGGGATTATTGGAGATGAGATGGGTCTTGGTAAAACTGTACAGGTTTTAGCTTTTCTTGGATCATTACATTTCAGTAATGCCTACAAGCCAAGCATCATTGTATGCCCTCTCACTCTACTGCAGCAATGGAAGAGGGAAGCTAAAAAATGGTATCCAAGCTTTCGTGTGGAGATATTACATGATTCAGTTTCAGTTAATGACTTGCCTGACAAGAAGAAGGGATCCAAATCTCATGAAAGTGATTCTGAAAGTGAAGAATcacttgatgttgatgttgaaaAAAACTTATCTTTCAGGAATACCAAAAAATGGGATACATTGATAAATCATGTTTTAGGGTCAGATTCTGGTTTGCTGATCACCACTTATGAGCAACTGCGGCTGCTGGGAGAGAAATTACTTGATATAGAGTGGGGTTATGCTGTCTTAGATGAAGGTCATCGGATTCGGAATCCAAATACAGATGTAACTCTTGTTTGCAAGCAGTTGCAGACAGTTCATCGCATCATAATGACTGGTTCTCCTATTCAGAATAAGCTTTCTGAGTTGTGGTCTTTGTTTGACTTTGTCTTCCCTGGAAAGTTGGGAGTCCTACCTGTATTTGAGGCAGAATTTGCAGTTCCCATATCTATTGGTGGTTATGCTAATGCAACACCATTGCAAGTTTCCACTGCCTACAG ATGTGCTGTTGTCTTGCGTGATTTGATCATGCCATATCTCCTACGGCGAATGAAGGCTGATGTAAATGCTCAGCTTCCTAAGAAGACCGAACATGTCCTTTTCTGTAGCCTTACTTCAGTGCAGCGATCGATTTACCAATCGTTTCTCGCTAGTACTGACGTTGAACAGATATTTGATGGGAGCAGAAACGCTCTGTATGGAATTGACGTGATGCGTAAAATTTGTAATCATCCTGATCTTCTAGAGAGGGAACATTCTTGTAGAGATCCTGACTATGGAAACCCTGTGCGCAGTGGAAAAATGAAAGTTGTTGCTGAAGTGCTCAAGTTATGGAAGGATCAGGGTCACCGCGTGCTCTTTTTTAGTCAGACACAGCAGATGCTTgatattcttgaaaattttctaGTTACTGGAGGCTACACGTATAGGCGAATGGATGGTGCCACTCCTGTTAAACAAAGAATGGCTTTGATAGATGAATTTAACAATACAGATGAAGTTTTCATCTTCATTTTGACAACGAGAGTTGGCGGTCTTGGAACAAATTTAACTGGTGCCAACAGAGTCATTATATTTGATCCTGACTGGAATCCATCAAATGATATGCAG GCAAGGGAGCGTGCTTGGCGTATTGGTCAGAAAAAAGATGTGACTGTTTACAGGTTGATTACCCGTGGAACAATAGAAGAGAAGGTGTATCACAGACAGATTTACAAGCACTCACTTACAAACAAAATCTTGAAGAACCCACAGCAGCGACGACTTTTCAAAGCTCGTGATTTGAAAGATCTCTTTGTATTGAATGATGATGGGGAGAATGGTTCTACAGAATCATCAAATATTTTCAGCCAGTTAAGCGAGGATGTAAATATTACTGGGCCTCAACACCCTGATCAAGAAAAAGATAAATCTATTAAAACAAAGCCAGCTGATCATGGCACTGCCATGGAAAGAGATAATAACTCAGGAAGCAATGGTGAAGAGAAAGCTGATAACAACAATGGTGATGTAGATGAAGACACTAGTATCTTGCGGAGTCTTTTTGATGCCCATGGCATTCAT agtgCCATGGATCATGATGCTATTGTGAATGCTCATGATGAAGAGAAATTGAAGCTAGAGGAGCAAGCCTCCCGAGTTGCACAGAGAGCTGCAGAAGCATTGCGCCAATCACGAATGCTTCGGAGCCAAGAAAGTGTAGCTATCCCAACCTGGACTGGCAGATCAGGAACTGCAGGAGCACCTTCGTCTGTCAAAAAGAAATTTGGTTCTACTTTGAACCCTCAATTGGTAACTAGTTCAAAGCCTTTGGAAGAGTCATCCATGATAAGCAGCAGGCGAAATGGAATTGCTGCTGGGGCATCTGCTGGTAAAGCGTTATCTTCAGCTGAGTTACTGGCTAAGATTAGAGGAACCCAAGAAAGAGCTATAAGTGATGGGCTAGAGCATCAGTTAAATTTGGGTTCAAGCTCTAACAGCAGGACAAGACCTGCTGAGAATGGGGCTTCCAGGCCATCTCACGGGTCAGCAGGGATGCAGCCGGAAGTTTTGATTCGACAGATTTGTACATTTATACAACGGAAAGGTGGAAGCACCAGTTCGGCAAGCATAGTTGAGCATTTTAGAAGTAGGGTATCATCAAAAGATTTGGCATTGTTCAAGAATCTTTTGAAGGAGATAGCAACTTTGAagaaaaccccaaacggatcaTTCTGGATTCTAAAACCAGAATATCATGAAGAGTAG